Proteins found in one Eriocheir sinensis breed Jianghai 21 chromosome 43, ASM2467909v1, whole genome shotgun sequence genomic segment:
- the LOC127010282 gene encoding calpain-9-like has translation MTVTKGSVRQFRGQDYAKLRSRCLAANTLFEDPEFPASEKALGSEKCAEWMRPTEIMDAPKFMVDADRFSAIQGDLGDCWFVSALTAVTLNPELLRRVVPRDQSFSDQYAGIFHFRFWQGGEWVDVVVDDRLPVNYLNQLCFSHSSNAEEFWSALLEKAYAKLHGSYSALGAGKCFEATEDLTGGVTERFQLTDDAATADLFSIMVRASQRGSLLTCSVPSSKKAASDPREKGLISSHGYCVTGVRRCKVNVPWKDYVDLVRLRNPWGDETEWCGPWSDDSEEWGLVSAEERGRLEHTVAGDGEFWMAYEEFKKNFDELYITSLNPQSLEDSARQQLFTLSEVVQEVLMYPEKVKAGHHASKRWEEVNYNGSWVRNSTAGGRPQTGGLDLFSSNPQYLLHLTEADDMLEVEEAGVGQRGGEGGTCTVVISLSQKNRRANNLDLLTVSLCVYEVEKERARRPLSASWFARHLALNRLVFKKTRTVTFRLRLPPGHYVLVPCTYEPNNEGDFLLRVFCEKAATMEENDEEAKILDLQDDELTGDTVDSGVAVEQRCNLRDVFWRGAGMVGSIGARKLMDVLNTVFSDEVEFSLDLSRSLLAMVDRDLSGGVDYYEFEPLVFSLRRWVDVYNRKKHQEDGTFSGHAWQLGDALKELGYQVPRRLQGLVVVRYGDDEGNISLNDFLMATCRISVMLERFQKHSGGPKCEQATLLLNDWLQDTLYC, from the exons ATGACAGTCACCAAGGGCTCGGTCAGGCAGTTCCGCGGCCAGGACTACGCCAAGCTGCGGAGTCGGTGCCTGGCCGCGAACACGCTCTTTGAGGACCCCGAATTCCCCGCCAGCGAGAAAGCTCTGGGCAGCGAGAAATGTGCCGAGTGGATGCGACCGACG gAGATAATGGATGCGCCCAAATTCATGGTGGACGCGGACAGGTTTTCAGCGATACAAGGCGATCTGG GTGACTGCTGGTTCGTGTCGGCCCTAACGGCCGTCACCCTCAACCCGGAGCTCCTGCGTCGAGTTGTGCCTCGGGACCAGAGCTTCTCCGATCAGTACGCAGGGATCTTCCACTTCAG gttctGGCAGGGCGGGGAGtgggtggacgtggtggtggatGACCGTCTGCCAGTCAATTACCTCAATCAGCTGTGTTTCTCCCACTCCAGCAACGCCGAAGAGTTCTGGTCCGCGCTCCTCGAGAAGGCCTACGCCAA GCTGCACGGCTCCTACAGTGCCCTGGGCGCCGGGAAGTGCTTCGAGGCCACCGAGGACCTGACGGGGGGCGTGACGGAGAGGTTTCAGCTGACGGATGACGCTGCGACGGCTGACCTGTTCTCCATCATGGTGCGCGCCAGCCAGCGAGGCTCACTCCTCACATGCAGCGTGCCCTCGTCCAAGAAG GCGGCCTCGGACCCCCGCGAGAAGGGCCTCATCTCCAGCCACGGGTACTGCGTGACAGGGGTGAGGCGTTGCAAGGTGAACGTCCCCTGGAAGGACTATGTGGACCTCGTACGCCTCAGAAACCCATGGGGAGACGAG acggaGTGGTGCGGCCCGTGGAGTGACGATTCGGAGGAGTGGGGTCTGGTGTCTgccgaggagagagggagactggAACACACGGTGGCGGGGGACGGGGAATTCTGGATGGCATACGAG GAATTCAAAAAGAACTTCGACGAGCTCTACATCACAAGCCTCAACCCGCAAAGCCTGGAGGACTCGGCTCGCCAGCAACTGTTCACGCTGTCCGAGGTGGTGCAGGAGGTGCTCATGTACCCGGAGAAGGTCAAGGCGGGACACCACGCCAGTAAGAGGTGGGAGGAGGTGAACTACAACGGCAGCTGGGTCAGGAACTCTACCGCGGGAGGGCGACCCCAAACAGGAGGACTGG aCCTGTTCAGCAGCAACCCGCAGTACTTGCTCCACCTGACGGAGGCCGACGACatgctggaggtggaggaggcgggggtggggCAGCGGGGCGGGGAGGGCGGCACGTGCACGGTGGTCATCTCCCTCAGCCAGAAGAACAGGCGCGCCAACAACCTCGACCTCCTCACCGTGAGCCTCTGCGTGTACGAG GTGGAGAAGGAACGAGCACGGCGCCCCCTGTCAGCCTCCTGGTTCGCCCGTCACCTCGCTCTCAACCGCCTAGTGTTCAAGAAGACCCGCACCGTCACCTTCCGCCTGCGGCTGCCCCCCGGCCACTACGTCCTCGTCCCGTGCACCTACGAGCCAAACAACGAGGGCGACTTTCTCCTGCGGGTCTTCTGTGAGAAGGCCGCCACCATGGA GGAGAACGACGAGGAGGCGAAGATTCTGGACTTGCAGGACGAC GAGCTGACGGGCGACACAGTGGACAGCGGCGTGGCGGTGGAGCAGCGATGCAACCTGCGGGATGTGTTCTGGAGGGGCGCGGGGATGGTCGGCAGTATTGGTGCGAGGAAGCTTATGGACGTTCTCAACACCGTGTTCTCGG ACGAGGTGGAGTTCTCGTTGGACCTGTCCCGCAGCCTCCTGGCCATGGTGGACCGGGACCTCTCCGGCGGCGTGGACTACTACGAGTTCGAGCCGCTGGTCTTCTCGCTGAGGCGCTGGGTG GACGTGTACAACCGTAAGAAGCACCAGGAGGATGGCACTTTCTCCGGTCACGCCTGGCAGCTTGGCGACGCCCTCAAGGAGCTCGGTTACCAGGTGCCGCGTCGCCtccaggggctggtggtggtgcgCTACGGCGACGACGAGGGCAACATATCCCTCAACGACTTCCTGATGGCCACCTGCAGGATCTCCGTCATGCTGG AGAGGTTCCAAAAACACAGCGGAGGACCGAAGTGTGAGCAGGCAACCCTCCTCCTCAACGACTGGCTACAGGACACCCTCTACTgctga
- the LOC126980197 gene encoding uncharacterized protein LOC126980197, whose translation MERSQFPFSSHFLFLLLLLLLLLFYLLSFSSSSSSFSLLFIFPLSPPPPPIPDPHLRLLHFFLSLYFFLHLVLLFLLSVSSSSSSLSVLFPPISLFRLLRVRSVGSEGHSLAPLPSLGESGGGGGGGDVQAVYLQANGVPSIGSYAQWKEEVPTLASVTVCFHFYIQHVRSSLTPLLSYSVPAFQDELLLYADWSSGSLSIVCCGGNGRVEHRNIFQFELLHAWNPICVGLDLQAWRYVIAFKSMMHRGKISSFSGQELLVRGGGLLLVGQEQDLHGGGFNIEQSFEGYMAGLLVFPQVLRDQRMKDFLTCSLTRADTAVVTFSSVAQDWEVFGDTQVLSFTGRELCGPPKPVHAMFPEHRTLKESRDQCHMLKGSLSAPQSEQENAAVVAETQGRMGECTISWGVYLWLGVRAVPSNTSWTYRNMETNETMAYTNFRPGYSKAVESYECTFMDSFVPGKWAVYPCSLKTCTVCSFSKLSNLRLRGLCEDTMLDRMYVIKGVKNGKPLFSGVGNTEVFWDNSTWVIADLLHPEISGRMEMTGLMQYPLGLRRWNITGDRCPSTEQELLLTACSAEQYTCHDGACILKMQRCDLEVNCPDQSDERLCTPVVVPKDYISEVPPARVGTEPAWIHLNVTILSLQPLDTLGMKLTLDMSLIMHWRDPRLDMESLNYAETLNVIHEDNIWRPIVLFQDLTGTEAETKLQWETFVVMLESKPEPDDITRVREDEVYPGKTNSLKLEQNYWIKVSCQMRLELYPFDSQTCTFILRLQAFTRDLVALKSAGTTVEYRGATNLREYEMRNVEMITHNWHNYSGQEIRFNLDNLSGFYVSSTYVPTFLMVLICYSTFFFELDDFNDRIMVSLTALLVLATLFTQITATTPTTSYLKLLDVWFVACILLNFSIVIMLVIINVFRMRENDASTVSVVIPFGAKKPPPPPPSRKNFFPHPPTILSVKLNTLAQITTPIILFVLVMVYVGLTV comes from the exons ATGG AAAGATCTCAATTTCCTTTTTCGTCtcatttcttattcctcctcctcctcctcctcctcctcttgttctatctcttgtccttctcttcctcctcatcttccttctccctcttatttatttttcctctttctcctcctcctccgcctattcCCGATCCTCATCTTCgcttacttcatttcttcctcagtctgtatttttttctccacctcgtcctcctctttctcctttctgtctcctcctcttcctcctccctctctgttctctttcctcccatctcattGTTTCGTCTTCTGCGAGTAAGGTCTGTAGGCTCCGAGGGTCACTCACTCGCACCTTTGCCTTCTTtaggagagagcggaggaggcggcggtggtggcgacgTCCAGGCGGTGTACCTGCAGGCCAACGGCGTGCCCTCCATCGGCTCGTACGCGCAATGGAAGGAGGAGGTCCCCACCCTCGCCAGCGTCACCGTCTGCTTCCACTTCTACATCCAGCACGTCCGCTCCAGCCTCACGCCACTGCTCAGCTACTCCGTCCCCGCCTTCCAGGACGAGCTGCTCCTCT ACGCAGACTGGAGCTCCGGCAGCTTGTCCATAGTGTGCTGCGGCGGCAACGGCCGCGTGGAGCACCGGAACATCTTTCAATTTGAGCTCCTGCACGCCTGGAACCCAATATGTGTGGGCCTCGACCTGCAGGCGTGGCGCTACGTCATCGCCTTCAAGTCCATGATGCACCGCGGCAAGATCTCCAGCTTCTCGGGGCAGGAGCTGCTGGTGCGCGGCGGCGGCCTGCTGCTGGTGGGTCAGGAGCAGGACCTGCACGGCGGCGGCTTCAACATCGAGCAGAGCTTCGAGGGCTACATGGCGGGGCTGCTCGTGTTCCCGCAGGTGCTGCGCGACCAACGCATGAAGGACTTCCTGACGTGTAGCCTGACGAGGGCGGATACGGCAGTGGTGACTTTCTCGTCCGTGGCGCAGGATTGGGAGGTGTTCGGCGACACGCAGGTCCTGTCCTTCACGGGGAGGGAGCTGTGCGGCCCGCCGAAGCCCGTGCACGCCATGTTCCCGGAGCACCGCACGCTGAAGGAGTCCCGTGACCAGTGCCATATGCTGAAGGGCAGCCTCAGCGCCCCGCAGAGCGAGCAGGAGAACGCTGCTGTGGTGGCGGAGACGCAGGGCCGCATGGGGGAGTGCACCATCAGCTGGGGCGTATACCTGTGGCTGGGCGTGCGCGCCGTGCCCTCCAACACCTCCTGGACCTACCGAAACATGGAGACCAACGAGACCATGGCCTACACCAACTTCCGGCCCGGCTACTCCAAGGCCGTGGAATCGTACGAGTGCACGTTCATGGACTCGTTCGTGCCGGGCAAGTGGGCGGTGTACCCGTGCTCCCTCAAGACCTGCACCGTCTGCTCCTTCAGCAAGCTCTCCAACCTCAGGCTGCGCGGCCTCTGCGAGGACACGATGCTCGACCGCATGTACGTGATCAAGGGCGTGAAGAACGGCAAGCCGCTGTTCAGCGGCGTCGGCAACACCGAGGTCTTCTGGGACAACAGCACTTGGGTCATCGCCGACTTGCTGCACCCCGAGATCTCCGGCAGGATGGAGATGACCGGCCTCATGCAGTACCCGCTGGGCCTCCGCCGCTGGAACATCACAG GAGACAGGTGCCCGTCCACCGAGCAAGAGCTGCTGCTGACGGCGTGCAGCGCGGAGCAGTACACGTGTCACGACGGCGCGTGTATCCTAAAGATGCAGCGCTGCGACCTGGAGGTGAACTGCCCCGACCAGAGCGACGAGCGGCTGTGCACGCCCGTGGTGGTGCCCAAGGACTACATCAGCGAG gTCCCCCCGGCGCGCGTGGGCACCGAGCCGGCGTGGATCCACCTGAACGTGACCATCCTGTCCTTGCAGCCGCTGGACACGCTCGGGATGAAGCTCACCCTCGACATGAGCCTCATCATGCACTGGCGGGACCCGCGCCTGGACATGGAAAGCCTCAACTACGCCGAGACCCTCAACGTGATCCACGAGGACAACATCTGGCGGCCCATCGTGCTCTTCCAGGACCTGACGGGCACCGAGGCCGAGACCAAGCTGCAATGGGAGACCTTCGTGGTGATGCTGGAGTCCAAGCCCGAGCCCGACGACATCACGAGGGTCAGGGAAG ATGAAGTGTACCCGGGCAAGACCAACTCCCTCAAGCTGGAGCAAAATTACTGGATCAAAGTGTCCTGCCAGATGCGCCTCGAGCTCTACCCTTTCGACAGCCAGACCTGCACCTTCATCCTGCGCCTCCAGGCCTTCACGCGGGACCTGGTGGCTCTCAAGTCCGCGGGCACCACCGTGGAGTACCGGGGCGCCACCAACCTGCGGGAATACGAGATGCGGAACGTGGAGATGATAACCCACAACTGGCACAACTACAGCGGCCAGGAGATCCGCTTCAACCTGGACAACCTCTCCGGCTTCTACGTGAGCAGCACCTACGTCCCAACCTTCCTCATGGTGCTCATCTGctactccaccttcttcttcgAGCTCGACGACTTCAACGACCGCATCATGGTGTCCTTGACGGCCCTGCTCGTTCTCGCGACTCTCTTCACCCAAATCACGGCAACCACCCCAACGACGTCGTACCTGAAGCTCCTGGACGTGTGGTTCGTGGCTTGCATCCTCCTCAACTTCTCCATCGTCATCATGCTGGTCATCATCAACGTCTTCAGGATGCGGGAGAACGATGCCAGTACCGTCAGCGTCGTCATACCGTTCGGGGCCAAGaagccgcccccgccgccgccgtcccGTAAGAACTTCTTCCCGCACCCGCCAACGATCCTCAGCGTCAAACTCAACACCCTCGCGCAGATCACGACGCCCATCATCCTCTTTGTCCTGGTGATGGTGTATGTGGGCCTGACGGTCTAG